The Dethiosulfovibrio peptidovorans DSM 11002 genome has a window encoding:
- a CDS encoding type IV pilus modification PilV family protein, with product MSRSAFSLVETLIAMLILSIALVGLAAVPVATTRLMVHGVERERAISVAMTKLEEVEGVPLDSSAPGWVRSSGTDRDFDWTRTVSTSGSDLWTVTVKVDWSGVSGNGTLSLSRDYGPFSARRGKR from the coding sequence ATGTCCCGTAGCGCTTTCTCCCTCGTAGAGACACTTATAGCCATGCTCATACTCTCCATCGCCTTGGTGGGTTTGGCGGCGGTTCCCGTCGCCACCACTAGGCTGATGGTGCATGGAGTGGAGAGGGAGAGGGCGATTTCCGTAGCGATGACCAAGCTGGAGGAGGTGGAGGGGGTTCCTCTGGACTCCTCCGCTCCCGGCTGGGTTAGATCCTCCGGTACAGATCGTGATTTTGACTGGACTCGAACCGTCTCCACCTCCGGATCGGATCTCTGGACGGTGACGGTAAAGGTGGACTGGTCCGGAGTATCCGGGAATGGAACTCTATCCCTGTCCAGGGATTACGGGCCTTTTTCTGCCAGAAGAGGTAAAAGATGA
- a CDS encoding type II secretion system protein — protein sequence MNVNTRLKKMRKSRGFTLVELLIVIIIIGILAGGMLLVAGGGTDKANATKIVSDLRTLKSAALMYYADNNGWPNDVDDYSSYIDREISSDSFVVFTTSGDWIGYKGTLLDEGDVKGKLAAVAEDSGLYAGEDDKPTIPKVKYTGGEGGVWMIIR from the coding sequence ATGAACGTTAACACAAGGCTTAAGAAAATGAGAAAGTCAAGAGGATTCACCCTGGTCGAGCTGCTGATAGTTATCATAATCATAGGTATATTGGCCGGTGGTATGTTGCTGGTAGCCGGTGGAGGAACAGACAAGGCCAACGCCACCAAGATAGTCAGCGACCTGAGGACGTTGAAATCCGCCGCTTTGATGTATTATGCGGATAACAACGGTTGGCCAAACGATGTGGACGATTATTCTAGCTATATAGACAGAGAGATCAGTAGTGATAGTTTTGTAGTTTTTACTACCTCTGGTGATTGGATAGGGTATAAAGGTACGTTGCTGGATGAAGGAGATGTCAAGGGTAAGTTGGCTGCTGTAGCGGAAGACTCTGGATTGTATGCCGGAGAAGATGATAAGCCTACTATCCCAAAGGTTAAGTATACTGGGGGTGAAGGTGGCGTTTGGATGATCATACGTTAA
- a CDS encoding type II secretion system F family protein: MKYRYKARTSKGKIEEGVLEAQETRAVVAQLRKMDMLPISIEEDRKAKKERPGEGTTRSGSSEGIIARLRRIGTVPVKDKAVFFRQLATMVKAGVSLGASLDILSEQTKNKILGNGIVRVKKMVDGGNSLSQSMGRQSVFPPMSISIIQAGEEGGSLDVSLERVADFMERQDALKKKIVSAVTYPAVVMAFSLFVLYLLITVVMPKFATVFSNLNIELPWATRTMFSFGLWMASNWVIFMVSVVLFVSAIIFMARWRSTKPFMDRLKLKLPIFGDLVFRAGMARSTRTLASLTHSGIPILQALDMTSRIAGNVVFERAFKYLEQAARKGAGLGDSARNVKLFPPMVAHMLRVGEETGQVDEMLNKVADWFELELDEKIKRLTSILEPLLIVFVGGIVALVALAIFSPIVTAIQEML; encoded by the coding sequence GTGAAATATCGCTATAAGGCGAGGACCTCTAAAGGTAAGATAGAGGAAGGGGTTCTGGAAGCTCAGGAGACCCGTGCGGTGGTTGCCCAGCTGCGCAAGATGGACATGCTTCCCATATCTATAGAGGAGGACAGGAAGGCTAAAAAGGAACGGCCCGGAGAGGGGACGACTCGATCCGGTTCGTCCGAGGGAATCATAGCTCGTCTGCGGAGGATCGGGACCGTTCCGGTGAAGGATAAGGCCGTGTTTTTCCGGCAGCTTGCGACAATGGTTAAGGCCGGCGTAAGTCTCGGTGCCTCTCTGGACATACTATCGGAACAGACTAAGAATAAAATTCTGGGAAACGGTATAGTAAGAGTAAAGAAGATGGTCGACGGAGGAAACTCTCTGAGTCAATCCATGGGCAGGCAGTCGGTCTTTCCCCCTATGTCCATATCCATAATACAGGCGGGAGAGGAAGGCGGCTCGCTGGACGTCAGCCTGGAGAGGGTGGCGGACTTCATGGAGCGCCAGGATGCCCTGAAGAAGAAGATAGTCTCGGCCGTCACCTATCCTGCTGTAGTCATGGCCTTTTCCCTTTTCGTTCTCTACCTGTTGATTACGGTGGTGATGCCCAAGTTCGCCACGGTATTCTCGAACCTCAATATAGAGCTGCCCTGGGCAACCAGGACGATGTTCTCCTTCGGTCTCTGGATGGCGTCCAACTGGGTGATCTTCATGGTGTCGGTGGTTCTGTTTGTCTCGGCTATAATCTTTATGGCGAGGTGGCGTTCAACCAAGCCCTTTATGGACAGACTGAAGCTCAAACTGCCTATCTTCGGAGATCTGGTCTTCAGGGCGGGGATGGCCAGATCCACCAGGACTCTGGCGTCCTTGACCCACTCGGGAATACCGATACTTCAGGCTCTGGACATGACATCTCGGATTGCCGGAAACGTGGTGTTCGAGAGGGCTTTCAAATATCTGGAACAGGCGGCCAGAAAGGGAGCCGGGCTTGGCGACAGTGCGAGAAACGTCAAACTATTCCCTCCGATGGTGGCCCATATGCTACGGGTGGGTGAGGAGACCGGCCAGGTGGACGAGATGCTCAACAAGGTGGCCGACTGGTTCGAGCTCGAGCTGGACGAGAAGATAAAAAGGCTGACGTCCATATTGGAACCTCTTTTGATAGTGTTCGTAGGAGGAATAGTCGCTTTGGTGGCTCTCGCCATATTCTCGCCCATAGTTACGGCCATTCAGGAAATGTTGTAG
- a CDS encoding type IV pilus twitching motility protein PilT, with protein sequence MSLSVRVHNLLGEVVKKRSSDLHLSVGNSPIMRIDGCLVRISNVGVIDDGDMETVLTDILSEKQRESFLEKKEIDFGFSFRRGDIEARFRGNCFYELGNPAMALRLIPTDIRTLDQLLLPQALVSLCEQKRGLMLVTGPTGHGKSTTLAACIQHINLTRKEHIITIEDPVEYLYRSENSVVHQREVGSDTGSFAEALKRALRQDPDVILIGEMRDLETIGAAITAAETGHLVFATLHTRDASQSIDRIIDVFPPHQQQQIRLQLASSLIGICSQQLIPMPGGGRVVATELLRVNPAVRNCIREGKTGQIKTIMQTGSEVGMHSMEQDLSRLVLKGMLTFEQAGTYAYDRKDFERLVFEADDLG encoded by the coding sequence ATGTCTTTGTCCGTGAGGGTCCATAACCTGCTGGGAGAGGTTGTAAAGAAGAGGTCCAGCGATTTACATCTCAGTGTGGGAAACAGCCCTATCATGAGAATAGACGGATGTCTGGTAAGAATCTCCAATGTAGGTGTAATAGACGACGGAGATATGGAGACGGTATTGACTGACATTCTTTCCGAGAAGCAACGAGAGAGTTTTCTGGAAAAAAAAGAGATAGACTTCGGATTTTCCTTCCGACGTGGAGATATAGAGGCCCGATTCAGGGGTAACTGTTTCTACGAGCTGGGCAATCCCGCTATGGCTCTCAGGCTTATCCCTACGGACATAAGGACATTGGATCAACTCCTGTTGCCTCAAGCTCTCGTGTCGCTATGTGAGCAAAAAAGAGGATTGATGTTGGTCACAGGGCCCACTGGACACGGGAAAAGCACCACACTGGCGGCTTGCATCCAGCACATAAACTTGACCCGAAAGGAGCATATCATAACCATAGAGGATCCTGTAGAATATCTGTACAGGTCGGAAAACTCCGTCGTCCACCAAAGAGAGGTCGGTTCCGACACAGGGTCTTTTGCCGAGGCTCTCAAAAGAGCCCTCAGACAGGACCCCGACGTCATCCTCATAGGGGAGATGCGGGATCTCGAGACCATAGGGGCGGCCATAACGGCAGCCGAGACGGGCCATCTTGTCTTCGCCACCCTCCATACCAGGGATGCCTCTCAGTCCATCGACAGAATCATAGATGTTTTCCCTCCTCATCAACAGCAGCAGATAAGGCTTCAGCTTGCTTCCTCCCTGATAGGGATCTGTTCTCAGCAGCTTATACCCATGCCGGGGGGCGGTCGAGTGGTGGCCACCGAACTGCTCAGGGTCAACCCGGCGGTGAGAAACTGCATCAGAGAGGGAAAGACGGGGCAGATCAAGACCATAATGCAGACCGGCTCGGAGGTGGGAATGCATTCCATGGAGCAGGATCTGTCTCGGTTGGTGTTAAAGGGCATGTTGACCTTCGAGCAGGCCGGAACCTACGCCTACGACCGCAAGGATTTTGAGCGCCTCGTATTCGAGGCCGACGATCTTGGATAA
- a CDS encoding GspE/PulE family protein, whose translation MESFKNVKLGDLLIKSNVLTEKQLESALEEQKQTGMRLGEILLKNGRLSEFQLVEALSKQLHLPMVSTSRYRPMPEALRLIPQNAAERLRVIPLTITDDGKLMIATADPLDLVAADELRMISGKEISFGLCPVSQILRDLNRIYSIQETLDDAEIEVVDTSSEGGELDLGLSIKSGAAADDAPVIKIVNNILEQGVREGASDIHIEPMEKSTQVRFRVDGQLFNALDFSRGLHPAVTSRIKIMSNIDISEKRKPQDGRILIRVLDRKVDLRVSTLPTIYGEKTVIRVLDQSNAMVGLEKLGFDQEDRDRLDRLLKVPYGIILVTGPTGSGKSTTLYSFLERINNPDVNIVTVEDPVEYSINGISQVQVSEKAGRTFSSVLRAILRQDPDKIMVGEIRDGETANLAIRAALTGHLVLSTLHTNDATSAPIRLEDMGVPPFLVASSLTAVIAQRLVRRLCEHCKEKYVVPDVLCSELGIPQGSEIYRPQGCDACRGTGYSGRTSLFEIMELDDSIKDMIIEKETASAIRAYVVDNGMRTLRRAGISKMLDGVTSMEEIMNVTI comes from the coding sequence TTGGAATCGTTTAAAAACGTCAAGCTCGGGGATCTCCTGATAAAGTCCAACGTCCTCACGGAAAAACAGCTCGAGTCCGCTCTGGAGGAGCAGAAGCAGACCGGCATGAGGTTGGGAGAGATCCTCCTGAAAAACGGCAGATTGTCGGAATTTCAGCTGGTGGAGGCCCTGTCGAAGCAGCTCCACCTTCCGATGGTGTCCACCTCTAGATATCGTCCTATGCCGGAGGCCCTTCGGCTGATACCTCAGAACGCAGCGGAGAGGCTTCGTGTCATTCCTCTTACGATAACCGACGACGGAAAACTCATGATTGCCACAGCCGACCCCTTGGACCTGGTGGCGGCCGACGAGCTCAGGATGATATCAGGCAAGGAGATATCCTTCGGGCTCTGTCCTGTCTCCCAGATATTGAGGGATCTGAACAGGATATACTCGATACAGGAAACACTGGACGACGCCGAAATCGAGGTTGTGGATACCTCTAGCGAAGGCGGCGAGCTGGACCTCGGACTGTCGATAAAGAGCGGTGCGGCGGCCGACGACGCCCCTGTCATAAAAATCGTCAACAACATACTGGAACAGGGCGTAAGAGAGGGAGCCTCGGATATACATATAGAGCCGATGGAAAAGAGCACCCAGGTTCGTTTCCGCGTCGACGGACAGCTTTTCAATGCCCTGGACTTCTCCAGAGGACTTCATCCGGCGGTGACCTCCAGGATAAAGATAATGAGCAATATCGATATATCGGAGAAGAGAAAACCTCAGGATGGAAGGATATTGATAAGGGTGCTGGACAGAAAGGTGGATCTCCGAGTCTCCACCTTGCCCACTATCTACGGGGAGAAAACGGTCATAAGGGTACTGGACCAGAGCAACGCCATGGTTGGCCTGGAAAAACTCGGTTTCGACCAGGAGGATCGAGACAGGCTGGACCGGCTTCTCAAGGTCCCCTACGGGATAATCTTGGTGACCGGCCCCACCGGAAGCGGGAAGTCCACCACCCTGTACTCCTTTTTGGAGAGGATAAACAACCCGGACGTAAACATAGTGACTGTCGAAGACCCTGTGGAATACTCCATAAACGGCATAAGCCAGGTCCAGGTCAGCGAGAAGGCAGGGCGAACCTTCAGCTCCGTCCTAAGGGCCATCCTGAGGCAGGACCCGGACAAGATAATGGTCGGAGAGATAAGGGACGGAGAGACGGCGAACCTAGCCATAAGGGCTGCCTTGACGGGCCATCTGGTTCTGTCTACCTTGCACACCAACGATGCCACAAGTGCTCCCATTCGTCTGGAGGATATGGGGGTTCCCCCTTTTCTGGTGGCTTCATCTCTGACGGCGGTAATAGCTCAAAGACTGGTCCGGCGTCTTTGCGAGCACTGCAAGGAAAAATATGTCGTTCCGGACGTGCTCTGCTCAGAGCTCGGCATCCCGCAAGGATCGGAGATCTACCGCCCTCAGGGATGTGACGCCTGTCGAGGTACCGGATATTCCGGCAGGACATCTCTGTTCGAGATAATGGAACTGGACGATTCGATTAAGGACATGATCATAGAGAAGGAGACCGCTTCGGCCATAAGGGCCTACGTGGTGGATAACGGCATGAGAACCCTTCGTAGGGCCGGTATCTCCAAGATGTTGGATGGCGTTACCAGCATGGAAGAGATCATGAACGTCACCATCTAG
- a CDS encoding endonuclease III domain-containing protein, with product MSRLLSEAKDGKFSSTSPLERNLLSVLDVLEELWGQEKNPMVSAFDDPLDGLMLTILSQNTNDNNRDRAFDKLKTLYPLWEDVASVTPDELADAIRVAGIANVKAGRMLDVLKIIHDELGEYGLTGLKYRDHDGVRAFLEGLPGVGPKTAACVLVFDMDIPAFPVDTHVARFCRRMEWVPRSATPVRIQEYMEKIVPDERKKGAHLNIISHGKSICKARKPICQRCPLIDLCPSSETK from the coding sequence GTGAGTCGCCTTCTATCCGAGGCGAAGGACGGGAAATTTAGTTCGACCTCTCCTTTAGAAAGGAATCTTCTATCGGTTCTTGATGTGCTGGAGGAACTGTGGGGTCAGGAAAAGAACCCCATGGTCTCCGCCTTCGACGATCCCCTGGATGGTCTGATGTTGACTATTCTGTCTCAGAACACGAACGATAACAACAGAGACAGAGCCTTCGATAAATTGAAGACCCTGTACCCCCTTTGGGAAGACGTCGCGTCGGTCACCCCCGACGAGTTGGCCGACGCCATAAGGGTCGCAGGGATCGCCAACGTCAAGGCCGGACGGATGTTGGACGTGTTGAAGATAATCCATGACGAGCTTGGCGAATACGGTCTTACGGGGCTGAAATATCGGGATCATGACGGTGTAAGGGCCTTTCTTGAAGGGCTTCCAGGCGTCGGGCCTAAGACCGCTGCCTGCGTCCTGGTCTTCGATATGGACATCCCCGCCTTCCCCGTGGATACCCACGTTGCCAGGTTCTGCCGCCGTATGGAGTGGGTTCCTCGCTCGGCCACCCCGGTGAGGATACAGGAATACATGGAGAAAATAGTCCCGGATGAGCGAAAGAAAGGGGCTCACCTCAACATCATCAGTCACGGTAAATCCATATGTAAAGCGAGAAAACCGATTTGTCAGAGGTGTCCTCTGATTGACCTCTGTCCGTCCTCGGAAACGAAATGA
- a CDS encoding Lon protease family protein — protein MSLKELLRLDPEAVRRTTDPSSLDCSSTEEVDCLTGFIGQERAVRSMEFGLSVNSKGYNIFVVGNSGSGRTTYALDSLRKKAKEMDVPDDLVYAYNFDNPGEPVALFLPAGQGKAMETAFENLIDELKSVINKAFEKGHYEDTKAQEVKAFQEEVNEKMEEVKAWAWERGFSVKRTPQGFVNIPLTDDVDEEGNSIRREIQPEEFEALSEDRQKELQKESEEISQKTLGVLRDIRDKEKDLKKKISELESEICRNAIQPAIDDVRERFGVNEKVLGWIDAYTSSVIDNFGVFVASARDDNTEVDFSVYQVNPIVSNDPEDGAPVIWETNPTYYNLMGKVEYESRQGYLYTDFNKIVAGAILKANGGFLVLDVDLLLRNFMSYEGIKRVLRTGTLHIENLGEQYGAVPMSSLRPEGVDISVKVVLVGTHYLYHLLQYYDPEFRKMFKLRAEFTSDMERTSCSEHQMAQFITTVVKREKGPHFTAEAVAQVIDWSARLSGDKDRLSIQFNRIIEVIVEAITWAKLDKAELVSRGHVRKAIEETRYRASLVEERIRRAFVDGVIRIDTEGEAVGQINGLAVIDLGDYAFGHPARITANTYMGKEGVVNIERETAMAGPIHNKGHLTLNSYLGMKYAQDMPLTLSASISFEQNYGGIEGDSASSTELYSLLSSLAEVPIDQSIAVTGSVDQFGNIQPIGGVNEKVEGFFAYCKERGLTGSQGVIIPHQNERHLMLNEEVVEAIEEGLFHVWKVHSVDEGIEILTGIPAGKPNKRGNYPKNSIHGKVKAKLKKWMKDAARIHKEMSGTADKTGKTKKNKVEEQLR, from the coding sequence ATGTCTTTAAAGGAATTGTTGCGTCTAGATCCCGAGGCGGTCAGAAGGACTACCGACCCCTCCTCGCTGGACTGTTCTTCGACCGAGGAGGTCGATTGCCTTACCGGTTTCATAGGTCAGGAGAGGGCGGTCCGTTCCATGGAGTTCGGTCTCTCTGTCAACAGCAAGGGATACAACATCTTCGTAGTCGGTAACTCCGGCAGTGGCAGGACGACCTATGCCCTGGACAGCCTCAGAAAAAAGGCGAAGGAGATGGATGTACCGGACGATCTGGTATATGCCTATAATTTCGACAATCCCGGAGAGCCCGTGGCCTTGTTTCTTCCCGCCGGACAGGGGAAGGCGATGGAGACCGCTTTCGAAAACCTTATAGACGAGCTGAAGAGTGTCATAAACAAAGCCTTCGAAAAGGGGCATTACGAAGACACCAAGGCTCAGGAGGTCAAGGCCTTCCAGGAAGAGGTAAACGAGAAGATGGAGGAGGTCAAGGCCTGGGCTTGGGAAAGAGGCTTCTCCGTCAAGAGAACCCCTCAGGGCTTCGTGAACATCCCCCTGACCGACGACGTGGACGAAGAGGGCAACTCCATTAGGAGAGAAATACAGCCTGAGGAGTTTGAGGCCCTTAGCGAGGACAGACAAAAGGAGCTCCAGAAGGAATCGGAGGAGATATCCCAGAAGACCCTTGGAGTTCTCAGGGATATCAGAGACAAGGAGAAAGACCTCAAGAAGAAGATAAGCGAGCTGGAGTCGGAGATATGCAGAAACGCTATACAGCCCGCTATAGACGACGTCAGAGAGCGTTTCGGCGTTAACGAAAAAGTCCTTGGTTGGATAGACGCCTATACCTCCAGTGTCATAGATAACTTCGGTGTGTTCGTGGCATCGGCCAGGGACGACAATACCGAGGTCGATTTCAGCGTCTACCAGGTAAACCCCATAGTGTCCAACGACCCGGAAGACGGGGCTCCCGTCATATGGGAGACCAATCCGACCTACTATAACCTCATGGGGAAAGTCGAGTACGAAAGCCGCCAGGGATACCTCTACACCGACTTCAACAAAATAGTGGCCGGAGCCATACTGAAGGCCAACGGAGGATTTCTCGTTTTGGATGTGGACTTGCTTTTGAGAAACTTCATGTCCTACGAGGGGATCAAGAGGGTTTTGAGGACAGGCACCCTCCACATAGAGAACCTGGGCGAGCAGTACGGCGCCGTTCCCATGTCGTCCCTTCGCCCGGAGGGAGTGGACATATCGGTCAAGGTCGTTTTGGTAGGCACCCACTATCTGTACCATCTGCTTCAGTACTACGACCCCGAGTTCCGCAAGATGTTCAAACTCCGGGCGGAGTTCACCTCCGACATGGAGAGGACCTCTTGCTCCGAGCACCAGATGGCTCAATTCATCACCACGGTCGTCAAAAGGGAGAAGGGGCCTCATTTCACCGCCGAGGCGGTCGCACAGGTCATAGATTGGTCGGCTCGCCTGTCCGGGGATAAAGACCGCCTATCCATACAGTTCAACCGGATAATAGAGGTCATAGTGGAGGCCATAACATGGGCCAAGCTGGACAAGGCGGAGCTGGTCTCCAGGGGCCACGTAAGAAAGGCGATAGAGGAGACTCGCTATCGAGCCAGTTTGGTGGAGGAGAGAATTCGTCGTGCCTTCGTGGACGGGGTCATAAGGATAGACACCGAAGGGGAGGCCGTCGGACAGATAAACGGACTGGCCGTCATAGACTTGGGCGACTACGCTTTCGGACATCCCGCCAGGATAACCGCCAATACATACATGGGCAAGGAGGGTGTGGTCAACATCGAGAGAGAGACCGCCATGGCTGGTCCCATTCACAACAAGGGGCACCTCACTCTGAACAGCTACCTTGGCATGAAATACGCCCAGGATATGCCCTTGACCCTGTCGGCCAGTATATCCTTCGAGCAGAATTACGGAGGAATAGAGGGAGATAGCGCCTCTTCCACCGAGCTCTACAGTCTTTTATCCTCTTTGGCTGAGGTCCCCATAGATCAGTCCATAGCCGTCACCGGGTCGGTCGACCAGTTCGGCAACATCCAGCCAATCGGAGGGGTAAACGAGAAAGTAGAGGGATTCTTCGCCTATTGCAAGGAGAGAGGGCTCACCGGCTCTCAGGGAGTGATAATACCCCATCAGAACGAACGGCACCTCATGTTGAACGAGGAGGTCGTAGAGGCCATAGAGGAAGGCCTGTTCCACGTCTGGAAGGTGCACTCGGTGGACGAGGGGATAGAGATTCTTACGGGAATACCGGCAGGAAAGCCCAACAAGAGGGGTAATTATCCCAAAAACTCCATACACGGCAAGGTCAAGGCCAAACTCAAAAAGTGGATGAAAGACGCCGCCAGGATACACAAGGAAATGTCCGGAACGGCGGACAAAACTGGAAAGACCAAGAAGAACAAGGTGGAGGAGCAGCTTCGGTGA
- the mnmA gene encoding tRNA 2-thiouridine(34) synthase MnmA, translating into MASTTDRRVLLGVSGGVDSCAAALLLRRSGYEPIGVRLILKEKEDRLDEARLKGLNSLGIPVVEIDGRKAFRSSVVEPFLEAYERSITPNPCVLCNERVKFRLLFEEADRRGIHTVGTGHYAGTTPYRGGSAISRAEIGGKDQSYMLYRLPSEWLDRLIFPLENLSKPEVRDLVFREFDDEELKSGDSQDICFIPGSLDSFLDENLREEAGPGPMISLDGDVLGRHRGLCRYTEGQRKGLGLGGGPWFVVRKDRSENALILGRETDTSVVRIGFSMLKWQHKVNEGSVYLAQHRYRSAPIPAVVSRLNQGSAEVLLEKSARGVALGQSLVLYDGPCLLGGGVIDRLYSR; encoded by the coding sequence ATGGCATCGACCACTGATCGCCGGGTCCTTTTGGGTGTCAGCGGCGGCGTCGACAGCTGCGCCGCCGCTCTGTTGCTCAGAAGGTCCGGATACGAACCTATTGGTGTCCGGCTGATCCTCAAGGAAAAGGAGGATCGGCTGGACGAGGCCAGGTTGAAGGGGCTGAACTCGCTGGGAATACCGGTGGTGGAGATAGACGGTAGGAAAGCTTTTCGATCCTCCGTGGTGGAGCCCTTTCTGGAGGCCTATGAGAGGAGTATCACTCCCAATCCCTGTGTGCTCTGCAACGAGAGGGTCAAGTTCAGGCTTCTCTTCGAAGAAGCCGATCGGAGAGGAATCCACACGGTCGGAACGGGACATTACGCCGGGACAACCCCCTATCGCGGCGGTTCGGCCATAAGCAGGGCCGAGATAGGGGGGAAGGATCAGAGCTATATGCTCTATCGACTTCCTTCAGAGTGGCTCGATCGTCTGATCTTTCCTCTCGAGAACTTGTCCAAACCGGAGGTCAGGGATCTGGTCTTCCGCGAGTTCGACGACGAAGAGTTAAAATCCGGTGACAGCCAGGACATCTGTTTCATTCCAGGATCGCTGGACTCCTTCCTGGACGAGAATTTGAGAGAGGAGGCTGGCCCGGGGCCGATGATCTCGCTCGACGGAGACGTGCTGGGCCGTCACAGAGGATTGTGTCGTTATACCGAGGGACAGAGAAAAGGGCTGGGGCTCGGAGGAGGTCCATGGTTCGTCGTGAGGAAGGACAGATCCGAAAACGCCCTGATACTGGGAAGAGAGACGGATACCTCCGTTGTCAGAATAGGATTCTCTATGCTAAAATGGCAACATAAAGTAAATGAAGGGTCGGTTTACCTGGCTCAGCATCGTTATCGATCCGCACCTATCCCGGCTGTTGTCTCTAGGTTAAATCAGGGCTCTGCGGAGGTCCTGTTGGAAAAATCGGCGAGAGGTGTTGCTCTGGGTCAATCCTTGGTTCTTTACGATGGTCCCTGTCTTCTGGGTGGTGGAGTAATAGATAGGCTATATAGCCGATAA
- a CDS encoding cob(I)yrinic acid a,c-diamide adenosyltransferase, producing the protein MRDRGLMHVYYGTGKGKTTAAMGLAIRALGAGFSVGMVQFMKGYPYSEVALLKKLNGLELVQTGRPDYVYKGEETDEDLREAARGMEAARRFVYKEVRDLVILDEVSVALDYGLLKEDDLLELIDNRPESVELVVTGRYPSEAILKRGDYLSEIVSRRHPYDRGVLSRNGIDH; encoded by the coding sequence ATGAGAGACAGAGGATTGATGCACGTATACTACGGTACAGGAAAGGGGAAGACCACAGCTGCTATGGGATTGGCTATAAGGGCCTTGGGTGCTGGCTTTTCCGTCGGGATGGTGCAGTTCATGAAGGGGTACCCCTACTCGGAGGTCGCACTGTTGAAGAAGCTAAATGGCCTGGAACTGGTTCAGACCGGCCGCCCCGATTACGTCTACAAGGGAGAGGAGACCGACGAGGATCTAAGAGAGGCCGCCAGAGGAATGGAGGCCGCCAGACGGTTCGTCTACAAGGAAGTTCGAGATCTGGTCATACTGGACGAGGTCTCGGTTGCCTTGGATTACGGTCTTCTGAAGGAGGACGACCTGCTGGAACTTATCGACAACCGTCCGGAATCGGTGGAATTGGTGGTCACCGGTCGGTATCCCTCGGAGGCTATACTGAAGAGAGGAGACTACCTGTCTGAGATAGTCTCTCGTCGTCATCCCTACGACAGAGGAGTTTTGTCCAGAAATGGCATCGACCACTGA